In Gammaproteobacteria bacterium, the following proteins share a genomic window:
- a CDS encoding TonB-dependent receptor, producing MVTHAHIMLLGFVTSFIYGVCYKLWIPNPSKKIAIIQFTFHHAGSILMLSGLFLIYGKIIPENKIEPVMAISSVAVIFAIILMIYQLLANKAE from the coding sequence ATGGTCACACATGCACATATCATGTTATTGGGCTTCGTCACATCGTTCATTTACGGTGTTTGTTACAAACTTTGGATACCAAATCCATCTAAGAAAATAGCAATAATTCAATTCACTTTTCACCATGCTGGAAGCATTCTCATGCTTTCGGGCTTGTTTTTAATTTATGGAAAAATCATTCCAGAGAACAAAATTGAACCGGTTATGGCTATTTCATCAGTTGCAGTCATTTTCGCAATCATCTTGATGATTTATCAATTACTTGCAAATAAAGCCGAATAG
- a CDS encoding lipoprotein-releasing ABC transporter permease subunit: protein MNLPLFIGLRYTRAKRKNHFISFISLISMAGIAIGVMTVIVVISVMNGFDKELKERMLGSVAHATISAYGHDYIQDWESAIQIAEENLGVVSAAPYVASEAMVQGYRTTGALVQGVSPEYEKNVTQLAEKMKYGSMDDLVAGEYNIILGVDLAAQLGTGPGEKVVVYIPQFKTTAVGVLPRLKRFTVVGIFEMGAYEYDAKLALIHLNDAQNLEKTDGGIEGIRIKTTDLMKAPKIAYEIEEKLGGFLRVRDWTQENANFYKATQQERVVMFIILSMIIAVAAFNILSTMVMLVTEKNSDIAILRTLGMSGSQVTRIFIIAGVVIGAIGTIIGTALGLLISFNVSSIISWLEGFFEVDFMSSDVYYISDITADVQSSDVISIVVIAFTLTILATIYPAWRASRIQPAEALRYE from the coding sequence ATGAACTTACCATTGTTTATCGGCTTGAGGTACACTCGGGCGAAGAGGAAGAATCACTTCATTTCATTTATATCGCTCATCTCAATGGCAGGCATAGCCATTGGTGTCATGACAGTGATTGTTGTAATTTCTGTTATGAACGGCTTTGATAAGGAACTCAAGGAAAGAATGCTTGGCTCTGTGGCACATGCGACGATTTCTGCATACGGACATGATTATATTCAAGACTGGGAAAGTGCGATTCAAATCGCAGAAGAAAATCTCGGAGTTGTCAGTGCTGCACCTTACGTTGCCTCAGAGGCAATGGTTCAGGGATATCGAACTACCGGAGCATTGGTGCAAGGCGTTTCTCCTGAATATGAAAAAAATGTCACTCAGTTAGCCGAAAAGATGAAATATGGTTCAATGGACGATTTGGTTGCCGGTGAATACAATATCATCTTAGGCGTGGATTTAGCAGCACAATTGGGCACAGGTCCTGGAGAAAAAGTAGTTGTTTACATTCCTCAGTTTAAAACCACGGCAGTTGGTGTTTTGCCCCGATTGAAAAGATTTACCGTTGTCGGAATTTTTGAAATGGGTGCTTATGAATATGATGCAAAATTGGCTTTAATTCATTTGAATGATGCTCAAAATCTGGAAAAAACAGATGGAGGTATTGAAGGAATCCGCATTAAAACAACTGATTTGATGAAAGCACCAAAAATAGCCTATGAGATTGAAGAAAAACTCGGTGGTTTTTTGCGAGTCAGAGACTGGACTCAGGAAAATGCGAATTTCTATAAAGCCACTCAGCAGGAAAGGGTTGTGATGTTTATTATTCTTTCGATGATAATTGCTGTAGCGGCGTTCAATATTTTATCTACGATGGTGATGCTGGTGACAGAAAAAAACAGCGACATTGCTATTTTACGAACATTGGGAATGTCAGGTTCGCAGGTAACCCGAATATTTATTATTGCGGGCGTGGTGATAGGAGCTATTGGTACGATTATAGGAACTGCACTTGGGCTTTTGATTTCATTCAATGTCAGCTCGATAATTTCATGGCTGGAAGGCTTTTTTGAAGTGGATTTTATGTCTTCGGATGTGTATTACATCAGTGATATAACCGCAGATGTTCAGAGTTCTGATGTCATATCTATTGTTGTGATTGCTTTTACATTAACAATTTTAGCGACGATTTATCCGGCATGGAGAGCCAGTCGAATTCAACCTGCAGAGGCATTGAGATATGAATAA
- a CDS encoding DNA internalization-related competence protein ComEC/Rec2: MIIFSGSFLLAMSQLLWIEHANYNVLIFCLIGLCAVFLLRKKLSQPIKFLLSGLILGSILANYSAIIAKKHQYQDTSLDTIEVVGTIVDLPVETNMGRLGIRQKFAFAVESSKPEFPLRKILVSWYNNETILKAGQSWVLEVKPKPIHGFKNPGSFDYAKWLFRQGYDATATVKEGELLEEKSLRFINHINRARSNIADLISENISNLRVEGLVRALTIGDRSLIDFEDSQMFQQTGTAHIIAISGLHIGLVALLGTFIGRLFFAIFPSERINRFKFEAVFAILLALIYTMLAGVSIPTLRALIMVCVFSISPIIKRNISRWNTLSIALILVLLFDPFSVLDVGFWFSFTAVAILIYVFTGRMPHRSKLMSFTKAQLLILIGLIPLMLIIFNQINLLTPIINLIILPLVSLLLIPTIMFSLLITPVSSELGEFAFSLTEFISEIFLGILEIFKDFDYLVVSATNNGFFVIIGALVFSILLISSSVLRWRWFGLFLLLPVFIKPENSIEDNEFTVNVLDVGQGLSIVVRTKDKVLLYDTGAKYESGFSMANAVVIPFMNFSRVNKIDKIILSHLDNDHAGGVEDILKVFPKAETLSVDGNHKLCQSGGNWKWNNIIFTILSPFEINPYFGNNSSCVIHIQSEYGSVLLTADIEEPVEYRLTHHLETAIASDVLIVPHHGSRTSSGLEFIQAVNPKFAINSSGFMNQFNHPHPQIKQIYLEKSIEFYDTQEKGMIEIKFLSEGTSIESYRDKKRNIWDL, encoded by the coding sequence ATGATAATTTTCTCCGGCAGTTTTTTGTTAGCAATGAGTCAGTTGCTCTGGATAGAGCATGCCAATTACAATGTATTGATATTCTGTCTCATTGGTTTGTGTGCTGTTTTTCTTCTCCGGAAAAAACTTTCACAACCGATAAAATTTCTTCTTTCTGGATTAATTCTTGGAAGTATCCTTGCAAACTATTCTGCAATCATTGCAAAAAAACACCAATATCAAGACACATCCCTTGATACGATTGAAGTTGTTGGAACGATTGTCGATTTGCCTGTTGAAACCAATATGGGACGTTTGGGAATCCGGCAGAAGTTTGCCTTTGCTGTCGAAAGTTCAAAGCCCGAGTTCCCATTACGAAAAATTCTGGTGAGCTGGTATAACAATGAAACAATATTGAAAGCCGGGCAAAGCTGGGTTCTTGAAGTCAAACCCAAACCCATACACGGTTTTAAAAATCCCGGATCATTTGATTATGCAAAATGGTTGTTTCGACAAGGCTATGATGCAACAGCGACTGTCAAAGAAGGAGAGTTGCTTGAAGAAAAATCACTCCGATTTATAAATCATATCAATCGTGCTAGATCCAATATTGCTGATTTGATTTCAGAAAACATCAGTAACCTCAGAGTTGAGGGTTTAGTCAGAGCTTTAACCATCGGTGACCGCAGTCTGATCGATTTTGAAGATTCACAAATGTTTCAACAAACGGGAACAGCTCATATCATTGCTATATCCGGTCTGCATATCGGTTTGGTTGCATTGTTAGGAACTTTCATCGGCAGATTGTTTTTTGCGATATTTCCAAGCGAACGCATCAATCGTTTTAAATTTGAAGCGGTATTTGCCATTTTGTTGGCTTTGATTTATACCATGCTTGCGGGAGTTTCCATTCCTACGCTCAGAGCGTTGATTATGGTTTGTGTGTTCTCAATCTCACCCATCATTAAACGAAATATATCACGATGGAACACTTTGTCAATTGCGTTGATACTAGTTTTGTTGTTTGATCCATTCAGTGTTCTGGATGTTGGGTTCTGGTTTTCTTTTACCGCTGTTGCTATCTTGATTTATGTTTTTACCGGCCGGATGCCCCATCGCTCGAAACTGATGAGTTTTACCAAAGCACAATTACTGATTCTAATTGGATTAATACCTTTGATGTTGATTATTTTTAATCAAATCAATCTATTAACACCGATTATCAATTTAATTATTTTGCCTTTAGTTTCTTTGCTATTAATTCCAACAATCATGTTTTCATTGCTGATTACTCCAGTTTCTTCGGAACTTGGAGAATTTGCATTTTCGCTAACAGAATTTATTTCTGAAATTTTCTTAGGCATCTTAGAGATTTTTAAAGATTTTGATTATCTGGTGGTCTCAGCAACAAACAATGGCTTCTTTGTCATAATAGGTGCATTAGTCTTTTCAATATTGCTCATTTCTTCTTCAGTCCTTCGCTGGCGTTGGTTTGGCTTATTTTTGCTATTACCAGTTTTTATCAAACCTGAAAATAGTATTGAAGATAATGAGTTCACCGTTAATGTTTTGGATGTTGGGCAAGGATTGTCGATTGTTGTTCGAACTAAAGATAAAGTTTTGCTTTATGATACCGGTGCAAAGTATGAGTCCGGCTTTTCGATGGCTAATGCAGTCGTGATTCCGTTTATGAATTTTTCCAGAGTTAATAAGATTGATAAAATCATTCTTTCTCACCTCGATAATGACCATGCCGGAGGTGTTGAGGATATTTTAAAAGTGTTTCCGAAAGCTGAAACATTGTCAGTTGATGGAAACCATAAACTGTGTCAATCAGGAGGAAACTGGAAATGGAACAATATCATTTTTACCATTCTAAGCCCGTTTGAGATCAATCCTTATTTTGGAAACAACTCGTCTTGTGTGATTCACATTCAGTCTGAATATGGCTCGGTTTTACTTACAGCAGATATTGAAGAACCTGTCGAATATCGGTTAACTCATCACCTTGAAACAGCAATTGCAAGCGATGTTTTAATTGTCCCGCATCATGGAAGCCGCACCTCTTCTGGTTTGGAGTTCATTCAAGCAGTCAATCCGAAATTTGCAATTAACTCCTCCGGTTTCATGAATCAGTTTAATCACCCTCATCCTCAAATTAAGCAAATTTACCTTGAAAAAAGTATCGAATTTTACGACACACAAGAAAAAGGAATGATTGAGATTAAATTTTTAAGTGAAGGAACTTCAATCGAGTCTTATAGAGACAAAAAAAGAAATATTTGGGATTTGTGA
- the lolD gene encoding lipoprotein-releasing ABC transporter ATP-binding protein LolD, which translates to MNNSGIILQCHNVHQIFKDGDTEIPVLNGIDFQIEHGESVAIMGASGAGKSTLLQLLGGLDNPTSGSVILKGNDFSKQNSKKRGLLRNQYLGFVYQFHHLLPEFSALENVMMPLLIAKESKKSASIKAEQLLSKVGLQDRLTHRPAQLSGGERQRAAIARALVTNPACLLADEPTGNLDETTASEVMELMLELNKQQNNGMIIVTHDKHLASKMNKIYELSGGHLVRQ; encoded by the coding sequence ATGAATAACTCAGGAATTATTTTACAATGTCATAATGTTCATCAAATTTTTAAAGACGGTGATACTGAAATTCCGGTTCTTAATGGCATCGATTTTCAAATTGAACATGGCGAAAGCGTAGCGATTATGGGTGCCTCCGGAGCCGGTAAAAGCACGTTACTCCAATTGCTCGGTGGACTGGATAATCCAACTTCGGGTAGTGTGATTCTCAAAGGGAATGATTTTTCAAAACAAAACAGCAAGAAACGAGGTTTGTTGCGTAATCAATATTTAGGGTTTGTTTATCAGTTTCATCATTTACTTCCTGAGTTTTCCGCTTTGGAAAATGTAATGATGCCTTTACTTATTGCTAAAGAAAGTAAAAAGTCTGCAAGTATTAAAGCAGAACAATTGCTCAGCAAAGTCGGTTTGCAGGACAGGTTAACTCATCGTCCGGCGCAACTCTCAGGAGGAGAACGACAAAGAGCAGCCATTGCTCGGGCTTTAGTCACCAATCCGGCTTGTCTGTTAGCAGATGAACCAACGGGCAATCTTGATGAAACCACTGCTTCGGAAGTTATGGAATTGATGCTGGAACTAAACAAACAGCAGAATAATGGTATGATTATTGTCACTCACGATAAACATTTGGCATCAAAGATGAACAAAATCTATGAACTCAGCGGAGGTCATTTGGTTCGACAATAG
- a CDS encoding multiheme c-type cytochrome, with protein sequence MSKKILPYLILFLIVIGFAFSYFYAKKSVAIQADFHATQYTGAQSCKDCHENKFDSWRKTYHSTMTQEANHESVVGHFDGKKYTYWGITVQPFKKNGKYYFSYYDPQTNQLLNTLEIKRTVGSRRYQQYLAQTDNTEGNYYRLELLWHIGDQRWVHLNGAFLGSDHQRFDNHTALWNQNCIFCHNTGIQPNMLNYDEILQNSKQGQALNLKVNSRFQSHVSDLGIGCESCHANGEEHVRLSQNPIRKYYLHFSDDSDLSIVHPDKVSAQKSMDICGQCHGQRTPKTFDMAKTWMETGPTYRPGDNLQDHVNPVWQSSKINNVQSDIFSLRFWKDGTPRLSAYEYQGLLQSKCHTKADLTCNDCHSMHEGNPEGMIKDENLTNKPCLQCHQNYAQNISVHTKHKENSDGSLCYNCHMPKIVYGLMDFHRSHKIESPNPSNEFALDKPNACAACHVDKTDTWITDKQQELWQNSEVTDFSHNNIIQTIYKLHSGDPAERGIAAKNMSYQSEILQVNKKYFLIPHLLFAMEDSYPAIRRFSHQTLMSIVSQLAVESQEFSDFLNIIKGFDFIENSSKRSEWSVDYWSYYNSIDKSQWQSPPEGALLDNEYQLKIDEIIKLRELALAQNKQIDIGE encoded by the coding sequence ATGAGTAAAAAGATTCTACCATATCTTATCCTTTTTCTAATTGTCATCGGCTTTGCTTTTTCCTATTTTTATGCAAAAAAATCAGTTGCTATTCAAGCTGACTTTCACGCGACACAATACACAGGCGCACAATCTTGCAAGGATTGCCATGAGAACAAGTTCGATTCCTGGAGAAAAACCTATCACAGCACGATGACTCAGGAAGCCAATCATGAATCTGTCGTAGGTCATTTTGATGGCAAAAAATACACTTACTGGGGAATTACGGTTCAACCTTTTAAGAAAAATGGCAAATACTACTTTTCCTATTATGACCCGCAAACCAACCAACTCTTGAACACTCTTGAAATCAAAAGAACTGTTGGCTCAAGACGCTATCAACAATATTTGGCTCAAACTGATAATACTGAAGGAAATTATTACCGTTTAGAACTTTTATGGCATATTGGCGATCAGCGTTGGGTTCATTTGAATGGAGCATTTCTTGGTAGTGACCACCAACGTTTTGATAATCATACAGCTTTATGGAATCAAAATTGTATCTTTTGCCATAACACCGGCATTCAACCTAACATGTTGAACTATGATGAAATTTTACAAAACAGTAAACAAGGGCAAGCGCTAAATCTTAAAGTCAATTCAAGATTTCAATCTCATGTCAGTGATTTAGGAATTGGTTGTGAATCCTGTCACGCAAATGGTGAAGAACACGTCAGGTTAAGCCAAAATCCAATACGAAAATATTATCTCCACTTTAGTGATGATAGTGATTTAAGCATTGTCCATCCCGACAAAGTTTCTGCTCAGAAATCCATGGATATTTGCGGACAATGTCATGGCCAAAGAACACCCAAGACTTTCGACATGGCAAAAACATGGATGGAAACCGGGCCAACTTATCGTCCGGGCGATAATTTACAAGATCATGTCAATCCTGTTTGGCAAAGTTCAAAAATTAACAATGTTCAAAGTGATATTTTCAGTTTACGCTTCTGGAAAGATGGTACTCCTCGTTTATCAGCCTATGAGTATCAAGGTTTATTGCAATCCAAATGTCACACAAAAGCCGATTTAACATGTAACGATTGTCATTCCATGCATGAGGGTAACCCTGAGGGAATGATAAAAGATGAAAACCTTACGAACAAACCATGTCTGCAATGTCATCAAAATTACGCTCAGAATATTTCTGTACATACCAAACATAAAGAAAATTCTGATGGTAGTTTATGCTACAACTGTCACATGCCGAAAATTGTTTATGGTTTAATGGACTTTCACCGGAGTCATAAAATTGAATCTCCAAATCCTTCAAACGAGTTCGCCTTAGATAAACCCAACGCTTGTGCTGCTTGTCACGTTGATAAAACGGATACTTGGATTACAGATAAACAACAAGAGTTATGGCAAAATAGTGAGGTTACAGATTTCTCACACAACAACATTATTCAGACAATTTATAAACTTCATTCCGGCGATCCGGCTGAACGAGGAATTGCAGCAAAGAACATGAGTTATCAATCTGAAATTTTACAGGTGAATAAGAAGTATTTTTTGATTCCGCATCTGTTGTTTGCAATGGAAGACAGTTATCCGGCAATCCGACGTTTTTCTCATCAAACATTGATGTCAATCGTTTCACAATTAGCTGTTGAATCGCAGGAATTTTCGGATTTTTTAAATATTATTAAAGGCTTTGATTTTATTGAAAATAGTTCTAAACGAAGCGAATGGTCTGTTGACTATTGGAGTTATTACAACTCAATTGATAAAAGCCAGTGGCAATCTCCTCCTGAGGGAGCTTTGCTTGATAATGAGTATCAACTTAAAATTGACGAAATCATTAAGTTGAGAGAACTGGCACTTGCACAAAACAAGCAGATTGATATTGGTGAATAA
- a CDS encoding serine/threonine-protein kinase, which produces MNSEDKDKINSLFKKVVTMGTIDAFQFLNSVEDDPEIVEQVIKLLSDSQTRTIFLEGNPELENILQPISLERDLVGQSIGNIELIQLLGKGGMGEVYLGEDKQLQRKVAVKTIRGIYRPNENARDRFRREALILSKLNHENICKIYNIIEIDDIDFLILEFVDGITLDKYPLYKLSYAEKLKLAKSLLNGLLVAHNEDIVHRDIKPDNIIIANDRNIKILDFGISASLKQPNIQKSTDTHPTLPISKTAAGSIVGTLGYMSPEQATLEEISTASDIYSLGIIFQDIFSSQPAHSSNLSSEQLLKRAQKGETDDVQNVPADLTQLINRMKARKPASRPTAFDAIEKLDKIITKPKRRIKQFGIAALLLLSVLAFSKYTYDLKQQKQEAESARNIAEQARLEAETAKDEAEQVTAFLESFFTASDPYNQQGKEITASEILEDGAKRVDEELKDKPQILVRMKSIIGNVYRKQGKYDEARNQLEQNLNIFEDKKYSNTEQYIDTLGALAEVEFFAENYKRMEELTSKAIELTEKNNLTEKPFYLSLKFNQAAAFEEQGEHQKAIEMFENLLKIYLQNEAKYRIELVTAYNYIGLIKANAGDNESAQNDLEKALTYLDENNDEDMEYKTVLHANLATIYKDLGEYQKAIDTGLQIARYREKILGLEHPYTAISYDQVSRAYRLFKDYENAQKYNQKAIDIYLSTDTKNVDYATVLGNKALILSAESANYTEAESLFLEAIQILQDKLKTEDNRLIASQYVSLGENYLNQMKYNKAMEATEKAISIFDKLKRPTKNHVTQAWFNLAKIYGKLNQKSKELETYQTLLQKLLQESSRDEEAIKEVTEKINFLSKE; this is translated from the coding sequence ATGAATTCGGAAGATAAGGACAAAATAAATTCTTTGTTCAAGAAGGTCGTGACAATGGGTACGATTGATGCTTTTCAGTTTCTGAATTCTGTTGAAGATGACCCTGAAATCGTTGAGCAAGTCATCAAACTGCTTTCAGACTCTCAAACCCGAACCATTTTTCTGGAAGGTAACCCAGAACTTGAAAACATCCTGCAACCCATTTCTCTGGAACGTGATTTAGTTGGTCAGTCTATTGGTAATATCGAACTCATTCAATTGCTTGGCAAAGGTGGAATGGGTGAAGTTTATCTGGGAGAGGATAAACAACTACAAAGAAAAGTGGCTGTCAAAACCATTCGGGGGATTTATCGCCCCAATGAAAATGCCAGAGACCGCTTTCGTCGCGAAGCCCTTATCCTTTCCAAACTCAACCATGAGAATATCTGTAAAATCTACAATATCATCGAAATTGATGATATCGACTTTTTGATTTTGGAATTTGTTGACGGCATCACGCTGGATAAATATCCGCTTTACAAACTCTCTTACGCTGAGAAACTCAAATTAGCCAAATCTTTACTGAATGGTTTGTTAGTTGCCCACAATGAAGATATTGTTCATCGCGACATCAAGCCTGATAACATCATCATTGCTAATGATAGAAATATTAAGATTCTGGATTTTGGAATTTCAGCTTCTCTCAAACAACCAAACATTCAGAAAAGCACCGACACTCATCCGACTTTACCGATTTCAAAAACCGCAGCCGGTTCCATTGTAGGCACATTGGGTTACATGTCACCGGAACAAGCGACACTAGAGGAAATCAGTACAGCTTCAGATATTTATTCCCTTGGAATTATCTTTCAGGATATTTTTTCATCTCAACCGGCTCACTCATCGAATTTATCCAGTGAGCAATTGTTGAAACGAGCCCAAAAAGGTGAAACTGATGATGTTCAAAATGTCCCTGCTGATTTAACTCAGCTCATCAACCGCATGAAAGCCCGGAAACCGGCGTCCCGGCCAACAGCTTTTGATGCCATTGAAAAACTCGATAAAATCATCACCAAGCCCAAACGCCGCATCAAGCAATTTGGTATTGCGGCTTTATTATTGTTATCAGTTCTGGCATTCAGCAAATACACCTATGATTTGAAGCAACAAAAGCAGGAAGCGGAATCTGCTCGTAATATTGCCGAACAAGCTCGTCTTGAAGCAGAAACTGCCAAGGATGAAGCCGAACAAGTGACTGCTTTTTTGGAGAGTTTCTTCACCGCATCTGACCCATACAACCAACAAGGAAAGGAAATCACTGCATCGGAAATTCTTGAAGATGGTGCCAAGCGAGTTGATGAGGAACTCAAAGACAAACCTCAAATTCTGGTACGAATGAAATCAATAATTGGTAATGTTTATCGCAAACAGGGCAAATATGATGAAGCTCGTAACCAACTTGAGCAAAACTTAAATATTTTTGAAGATAAAAAATATTCCAACACCGAGCAATATATTGACACATTAGGCGCGTTGGCCGAGGTTGAGTTTTTCGCTGAAAATTACAAAAGAATGGAAGAATTAACATCTAAGGCGATTGAATTAACAGAAAAAAATAATCTGACAGAAAAGCCTTTTTATCTGTCTCTGAAATTCAATCAGGCCGCAGCATTTGAAGAACAAGGCGAACATCAAAAAGCGATTGAAATGTTCGAGAACCTCTTAAAGATATATCTGCAAAATGAAGCAAAATACCGAATCGAACTTGTCACTGCATACAACTATATTGGGTTAATCAAAGCCAATGCCGGTGATAATGAATCAGCACAAAATGATTTGGAGAAAGCACTCACATATCTTGATGAAAACAATGATGAAGATATGGAGTATAAAACCGTGTTGCATGCCAATCTCGCTACAATTTATAAAGATTTAGGAGAGTATCAAAAAGCCATTGATACAGGATTACAAATTGCCAGATATAGAGAGAAAATCCTCGGTCTTGAGCATCCTTATACTGCAATTAGTTACGATCAGGTTTCCAGAGCCTACCGACTTTTCAAAGATTATGAAAACGCACAAAAATACAACCAAAAAGCGATTGATATTTATCTTTCAACAGATACCAAAAATGTAGATTATGCGACCGTCTTGGGGAATAAAGCTCTTATATTAAGTGCGGAATCGGCTAATTACACTGAGGCAGAAAGTTTGTTTTTGGAAGCCATTCAAATACTTCAAGATAAACTCAAAACTGAGGATAACCGTCTCATTGCCAGTCAATATGTTTCATTAGGAGAAAACTATCTGAACCAAATGAAATATAACAAAGCAATGGAAGCTACTGAGAAAGCCATTTCAATCTTTGACAAATTAAAGCGTCCGACAAAAAATCATGTCACTCAAGCATGGTTCAACCTTGCTAAAATCTACGGCAAACTTAATCAAAAAAGCAAGGAATTGGAAACTTACCAAACTTTACTACAAAAATTATTACAAGAAAGTTCTCGCGATGAGGAAGCAATAAAAGAGGTAACTGAAAAAATCAACTTTCTTTCAAAGGAGTAA